In Mongoliitalea daihaiensis, one DNA window encodes the following:
- a CDS encoding sterol desaturase family protein, which produces MDFNLDWLLGVDYTEPSNFMLIVGILFLGVFSRYLLLAWGYHELVYKNYGDKMPHRRLHQQIKLPQVKTEIWYSFLGAIIFAVSGTIMLICWQRDWTLLYTQLGVWDILWMPVSFALALFFHETYYYWLHRWMHQPGVLKYFHHIHHNSLYTSSFTSFSFHPYEALLQAIFLPLLVLVLPMHFFVLLALLLTMSITAVINHAGVEVYGSKTLQSSWAKWMVGATHHDLHHLRYKCNYGLYFTFWDVWMKTEDQSFSKRFEKHTVAQQLVEKNKLSS; this is translated from the coding sequence ATGGATTTTAATTTAGACTGGCTTCTAGGAGTTGATTATACAGAGCCTTCCAATTTTATGTTGATTGTTGGGATTCTCTTTTTAGGAGTTTTTTCACGATACCTTTTGTTGGCTTGGGGCTATCATGAATTGGTCTATAAAAATTATGGGGATAAAATGCCCCATAGGAGACTCCATCAGCAAATCAAGCTGCCTCAGGTCAAGACGGAAATCTGGTATTCTTTTTTGGGAGCAATCATCTTTGCGGTTTCAGGTACCATCATGCTTATTTGTTGGCAGCGGGATTGGACCTTGTTGTACACCCAATTGGGAGTATGGGATATCCTTTGGATGCCTGTCAGTTTTGCTCTTGCATTATTTTTCCATGAGACCTATTATTATTGGTTGCATCGATGGATGCATCAACCGGGGGTATTGAAGTATTTTCATCATATTCACCACAATAGTTTGTATACGAGTTCCTTCACTTCTTTTTCATTTCATCCCTATGAAGCTTTGTTGCAGGCAATTTTTCTACCGCTTTTGGTGTTGGTATTGCCCATGCATTTTTTTGTATTGCTTGCGCTCTTACTGACCATGTCTATCACTGCCGTTATCAATCATGCAGGTGTGGAAGTGTATGGCTCCAAGACATTGCAATCTTCTTGGGCCAAGTGGATGGTGGGAGCAACCCATCACGACTTGCATCACTTACGCTACAAGTGTAATTATGGCTTATACTTTACCTTTTGGGATGTTTGGATGAAGACAGAGGACCAAAGTTTTTCCAAACGGTTTGAGAAACACACGGTTGCACAACAGCTTGTGGAAAAAAATAAGCTAAGTTCTTAA
- a CDS encoding secondary thiamine-phosphate synthase enzyme YjbQ has protein sequence MKLFQKEIQLKPFARGYHLITALIEQQFPEIRQIQAGMLQVFIKHTSAGLTINENADPTVRKDFESFINDLVPENYHKFIHTYEGADDMPAHLKSSLLGNSVQIPITNGKLNLGTWQGIYLCEFRDMGGSRKLVLTAFGN, from the coding sequence ATGAAACTCTTCCAAAAAGAAATCCAGCTCAAGCCTTTTGCCAGAGGTTACCATTTGATCACTGCTTTGATTGAGCAGCAATTTCCGGAAATTCGGCAGATTCAGGCAGGGATGCTGCAGGTTTTCATCAAACATACTTCCGCTGGCCTGACCATCAACGAGAATGCAGATCCTACCGTGAGAAAGGATTTCGAATCATTTATTAATGATTTGGTACCTGAAAATTATCACAAATTTATCCATACCTATGAGGGTGCAGACGATATGCCGGCTCATCTAAAGAGCAGTTTGCTAGGCAACAGTGTGCAAATTCCAATTACCAATGGCAAGCTAAACCTCGGAACTTGGCAAGGAATCTATTTGTGTGAATTCAGAGATATGGGTGGATCGAGGAAGTTGGTGCTGACGGCATTTGGGAATTGA
- a CDS encoding AAA family ATPase, translating into MRAPKNPFLLIGYHSPKYFCDRKVEFSWMEEQVLNERNMVFYAHRRMGKTVLIRHFFYHLEKKKQASTLFIDLFGTATIEEANKKIASAIIQKFGEFKGGIGQRMLNLLSALGATIGLDPLSGTPQVSLSLNPPIATEKSLEVLGEFLMQEKKPIIIAIDEFQQILHYPEKNVEAVFRSWVQALPMIRFIFSGSHRRMMQSMFTDQSRPFYNSAQLYDLQAIDRDEYEAFIQGFFATSSSKMDKVIIQDIFEWTRMQTYYVQLLCNKLYAKQQMVDPELLAEVKHEMVQQEAPVFSSYLELFTDTQWKVLKAIALEEKVQSPQSQEFVQIHNLGAASSVATALKVLLTKGFVVYEQQQYQLHDTLLMRWIQSLQL; encoded by the coding sequence ATGAGAGCTCCCAAAAATCCTTTTTTACTAATCGGTTATCATAGTCCCAAATACTTTTGTGACAGAAAAGTAGAGTTCTCATGGATGGAAGAACAGGTTTTAAATGAGCGGAATATGGTCTTTTATGCCCACAGAAGAATGGGGAAGACAGTTCTGATTCGGCATTTTTTTTATCACTTGGAAAAAAAGAAGCAAGCCTCTACGTTATTCATTGATTTATTTGGAACAGCAACGATTGAAGAAGCCAATAAGAAGATCGCATCAGCAATTATTCAAAAATTTGGTGAATTTAAAGGTGGAATAGGGCAACGCATGCTCAATTTATTAAGTGCATTGGGAGCTACTATTGGACTGGATCCATTGTCGGGTACTCCTCAGGTAAGTTTGTCGCTAAATCCGCCTATTGCAACAGAAAAATCATTGGAAGTGCTCGGGGAGTTTTTAATGCAGGAGAAAAAGCCAATTATTATTGCGATTGATGAGTTTCAGCAAATCCTACATTATCCAGAGAAGAACGTTGAAGCGGTTTTTCGGTCATGGGTTCAAGCCTTACCCATGATTCGATTTATCTTTAGTGGGAGTCATCGTAGGATGATGCAGTCTATGTTTACTGATCAAAGTCGTCCATTTTACAACAGTGCGCAGCTGTATGACTTGCAGGCGATTGATAGGGATGAATATGAGGCTTTTATTCAGGGGTTTTTTGCCACATCTTCCAGTAAAATGGATAAGGTGATTATTCAGGATATTTTTGAATGGACTCGAATGCAGACCTACTATGTGCAGCTATTGTGTAACAAGTTGTATGCAAAACAACAGATGGTAGATCCCGAACTGCTGGCAGAAGTGAAGCATGAAATGGTACAGCAAGAAGCACCTGTATTTAGCAGTTACTTGGAGTTGTTTACCGATACCCAATGGAAGGTTTTGAAAGCTATCGCATTGGAAGAAAAAGTACAGTCGCCCCAAAGTCAAGAATTCGTACAAATCCACAACTTAGGGGCAGCAAGTTCTGTGGCAACTGCCTTGAAGGTGCTTCTCACCAAGGGATTTGTTGTCTACGAGCAGCAACAGTACCAATTGCATGATACCTTGTTGATGCGATGGATTCAGTCCTTGCAGTTATAG
- a CDS encoding YehS family protein: MSNNDILRSLRYTFDFSDDQMMQLFKLGGLEASRTEVSDWLKKEDDPDFKAIYDIDLAAFLNGFIIKKRGKKDGEEPKPEKSLSNNAILRKLKIALNMKDEDILDALASVDFKFGKHELSALFRKPTQDQYRPCKDQVLRNFLKGLQVKYRPN, encoded by the coding sequence ATGTCCAATAACGATATCCTTCGAAGCTTACGCTACACCTTTGATTTTTCAGATGACCAAATGATGCAACTTTTCAAACTTGGCGGTTTGGAAGCAAGCAGGACAGAAGTAAGTGATTGGCTAAAAAAGGAAGATGACCCTGATTTTAAAGCCATTTACGATATCGATTTAGCTGCTTTTCTGAATGGATTTATCATCAAAAAGCGGGGCAAGAAAGATGGAGAAGAACCTAAACCTGAAAAATCCCTGAGCAACAATGCCATTCTTCGGAAACTAAAAATTGCGCTAAACATGAAGGACGAGGATATCTTGGACGCTTTGGCTTCAGTGGATTTTAAGTTTGGGAAGCACGAACTCAGTGCTCTATTCCGTAAACCTACTCAAGATCAGTATAGACCGTGTAAAGATCAGGTGCTTAGGAATTTTTTAAAAGGCTTGCAAGTGAAATACCGTCCAAATTAA
- a CDS encoding Rne/Rng family ribonuclease, whose product MSTELLIDSAQNGSRIALLKDKNLVELHSEGGENQFKVGDIYLGTVRKIVNGLNAAFIDVGYEKDAFLHYQDLGPQINSLNKFTKLIKNNGYANFNFKNFDLEPDIEKLGKISNVLSKNNQILVQVVKEPISTKGPRLSCELSLAGRYIVLVPFSDSVSVSKKIRSAEERKRLVRLITSIKPANFGVIIRTVAEGQSVTELDKDLRNLLTSWEDGIKKLHKAKSCDKIIGEMSMASSIIRDLLNESFDAITVEDELIYDQIRSYIRSIAPEKEKIVKLYNGKAKLFESFGIEKQIKSLFGQTISLPQGGYVIIEHTEALHVIDVNSGNKSNQESDQENTALKTNLVAAKEIARQLRLRDMGGIIVIDFIDMKKADNKKAIYDAMREEMSDDRSKHTVLPLTKFGLMQITRQRVRPEVNIVTKETCPSCNGTGKIQASILVADQLEKDLEHIATIQNVSNIHIGLHPYLFAYFTNGVVSRRVKWFFKYFKWVKLIKDSSLPVTEYKFLDESGEEIELQVKSEVE is encoded by the coding sequence TTGAGCACAGAATTGTTAATTGATTCTGCTCAAAATGGAAGTCGGATCGCTCTATTAAAAGACAAAAACTTGGTTGAACTCCACTCAGAAGGTGGAGAAAACCAGTTTAAAGTTGGAGACATCTACCTTGGTACAGTCCGCAAAATCGTGAATGGGCTCAATGCAGCATTCATCGACGTAGGGTATGAAAAAGATGCATTTTTGCATTATCAAGACCTAGGGCCACAGATCAATAGTTTGAACAAGTTCACTAAATTGATCAAAAACAATGGGTATGCTAATTTCAACTTTAAAAACTTTGACTTAGAGCCTGATATCGAAAAGCTTGGAAAGATTTCCAATGTCCTTTCTAAAAATAATCAGATACTGGTGCAGGTGGTAAAAGAACCCATCTCCACTAAAGGTCCAAGACTTTCCTGTGAGCTCTCCTTGGCAGGGCGATACATTGTACTCGTACCTTTTTCGGATTCCGTCAGTGTTTCCAAGAAGATTCGAAGTGCAGAGGAACGCAAGCGACTTGTTCGCTTGATTACTTCTATCAAGCCGGCCAATTTTGGCGTTATCATTCGTACAGTGGCCGAAGGGCAATCCGTAACCGAGTTAGACAAGGATTTAAGAAATCTGTTAACTTCTTGGGAGGATGGCATCAAAAAGCTTCATAAAGCGAAAAGTTGCGACAAGATAATTGGAGAAATGAGTATGGCTTCCTCGATTATTCGAGACCTACTCAATGAATCATTCGATGCAATCACCGTCGAAGACGAATTGATCTACGATCAAATCAGGTCTTACATCAGGTCTATAGCCCCTGAAAAAGAAAAAATTGTTAAGCTTTACAACGGAAAAGCGAAGCTCTTTGAAAGTTTTGGAATAGAAAAGCAAATCAAAAGCTTGTTTGGACAGACGATTAGCCTTCCCCAGGGAGGTTATGTCATTATTGAACACACAGAGGCATTACATGTCATCGATGTCAATAGTGGTAATAAATCCAATCAGGAAAGTGACCAAGAAAATACAGCATTAAAAACAAACTTGGTTGCTGCTAAAGAAATTGCCAGACAATTACGCCTCCGCGATATGGGAGGTATCATCGTCATAGATTTTATAGACATGAAAAAAGCCGATAATAAAAAGGCTATTTACGATGCTATGAGGGAAGAAATGAGTGATGACCGGTCTAAACATACTGTCCTGCCGTTAACCAAATTTGGTTTGATGCAAATCACGAGGCAGCGCGTAAGACCCGAAGTAAATATTGTCACTAAAGAAACCTGTCCATCTTGTAATGGTACAGGCAAAATTCAAGCATCCATCTTGGTCGCAGATCAATTGGAAAAAGACTTGGAACATATTGCCACTATCCAAAACGTGTCAAACATCCACATTGGACTTCACCCATACCTTTTCGCTTATTTTACAAACGGGGTGGTTTCTAGAAGGGTCAAGTGGTTTTTCAAATATTTTAAGTGGGTTAAACTGATTAAAGATTCCTCACTTCCGGTGACGGAGTACAAATTCCTGGATGAATCAGGAGAAGAAATAGAACTACAAGTAAAAAGCGAGGTTGAATAA